GGATCAGATTTAAGCAACATAATAATAAAGGTGTCATTTTATGCACTCATAATCCAAAATATCTTAAAATCACCTTCTGTAGGTCCTTCTAAAACACTTACAACCCTCCAATAAGTGGACTTTACAGGACTTGTGAAGGATCTTCTTGGTAATTTAGCCtccttgtggtcgttttgtgggattttgttgtgattttgcatctttttgtgatgattttgcgtctttttgtggttattttttggggggttgtgtctttttgtagtagttttgcatattattaaaaccacctgctgtAGGTCCTTCTAAAACACCTCTAACCCTTCGATACGTGGACTCTACAAGACCTCCGAAGGTTCTTCTTGGTAATTTAGtttcattgtggtcattttgcgtctttttgtgatgattttgtgaattttgttaaagttttgcatctttttgtggtgatttttcatctttttgtggtggtttcacATCCTGTTGTGTTACTTTAGCATCTTTGTGATAATTTAGTGTGATTTTGTGAAGAGTTTTGCatcttgtggtaattttgcctgtctgtagtgattttgtgtgttatgcctctttttgtggtgattttgcatctttttgtagcgattttgtgtctttgtggatgttttgcatCCTGTTGATGAATTTGCATGTTGTTGTGGTAAtttagtagcctagccgcgctagacaacccacggcaacaaatttaattctctgccagggtgggtcgagttaccctccataaggctcgaggttggatgctcctaaaactggccggaccaatcaccatgaagtgtagagtcagaaggcgggcgtaactaagtgacgacagaggcgtgacgattctgacagaaacaacctgaaacaactagcctagccgcgctagacaacccacggcaacgaatttaattctctgccagggtcgacaacaaaaacgacaacagtcgttgagctccattagcaccgactctgaataatctttctgttaacatgtctgtaatatacttgagcttcacccattgactgtataaataaggcttcaccgaactaacgcatcctctgatttccggcgctctaggagcctattcgttgcgctgattggttgtatacctacccaattgctgcagagtgatttgatagacaaccttttagcccgcctccctctctgtcgagcgtgcctagacccttgcgtcttcagagcgcGACTAGGCTAGTAATTTAGCCTATATGTAGTAattttgtctgcttttgttgTGATTATGATCACTGACTGATGGCATTTATAATTTATCACCGGTTATACTAAAAATGAGTATTTTCAAATAACAGTGACATCACAAATAAACTGgtatttaaagggttaaatttgtCAGTTGTGATCAGGATCGATGTCGGTTAAACAAAGCGACTCAACCGAAGTCTAAATAATGTGAACATGGGATATTTTCACCGCTGTGTTTTTGACGAGCATGTTTTTATCAGTGAGAAAATATAGTTTTTTACACTGCCGTCTGAAGGTTGAATGAAAAAGATTCAACACTCAATGTCTCTTAGCTATTCCCTGGAATCAAGCTCAGCCTGATatccctcctcctgctcctctctgtcGACTCATTTCCTGGTTCCTCCCCTGACAGGAACCGGTTCTCTGCAGGTGCGAGGAAATGAAAGTCAAACAGTCTGTGTGAGCGAGAGGAGAAATGGCGCAGCAAAGAAATCAGCTGGATTCAGAGAAAATCTCTTGTTCCATCTGTCTGGATCTCCTGAAGGATCCGGTGACTACTTCCTGTGGACACAGCTACTGCATGGACTGTATTAAAACCCACTGGGATGGAGAGGATGGTACGAGAATCTACAGCTGCCCTCAGTGCAGGAAGACTTTCACACCGAGGCCTGAACTGGAGACAAACGTCATGTTAGCAGTTTTAGcggaggagctgaagaagactgGATTCCAATCTGCTGCTGATGATATCTGCTATGCTGGACCTGGAGATGTGTCCTGTGATTTCTGCACTGGGAGGAAGGTGAAGGCTGTCAAGTCCTGTCTGGTCTGTTTGGTCTCTTATTGTGAAAATCACCTCCAGCCTCACTATGATGTAGCTCCACTGAAGAGACATCAACTGGTGGAGCCCTCCAAGAACCTCCAGGAGAACTTCTGCTCTTCTCATGACGAGGTGATGAAgattttctgtctcactgaTCAGCAGTTGATATGTTATCTCTGCACCTTGGATGAACATAAAGGCCATGAATcagtcccagcagcagcagaaaggaagaagaagcagaaggagcTGGAGGTGAGTCGACTGAACGtccagcagagaatccaggTCAGACAGAAAGACGTGAAGCTGCTTCAACGGGAGCTGAAGGCCATCAAAGTCTCTGCTGATAAAACAGTGGAGGAGAGTGAGAAGATGTTCGCCCAGATGATCCGTCTCATCCAGAAAAGACGGCGagatgtggagcagcagatcagatcccAGCAAAAGACTGAAGCAAAAGTCCTCACTTTGAGGacgtgacagcagctgtgaaagAGCTTAGAGATAAAATACAGGAAAATCTGAGGGACACGTGGACAAACATCTCACTGGCCATCGCTGAAGTCGATGTTCTACTGTCAGAACCACAACCAAAGACCAGACATgggtttttaaaatattcaagagaaatcactctggatccaaacacagcatTCAGATTCTTGGAATTATCTgaaggagacagaaaagtaACAAGATTGAGACAAGAACAACattatcctgatcatccagacagattcaCTTATTGGAATCAGGTCCTGAGTAAagagagtctgactggacgttgttactgggaggtggagtggagaggaggagTTTATGTATCATTCGCATACAAGAGTATCTGCAGAGAAGGAAGCTCATATGAATGTGGATTTGGAAGAAATGATAAATCTTGGTCTTTATATTGTGACACAAACAGTTACTCATTTTGGTACAACTCCCCTGAAGCTTCCATCTCTGGTCCTCAGTCCTCAAGAATCGGAGTCTATCTGGATCACAGAGCAGGTATTCTGTCTTTCTACAGCGTCTCTGAAACCATGactgtcctccacagagtccagaccacattcactgaaccCATACATGCTGGAGTTGGGTTTGTAAATGCTGGAGACACTGCAGAGTTCCTAAAACTCAAATAGAGTAACTCCAGTGACTGAGGGTCGGTTCATGTTCAGCCCTGATTTAAGTTCATCATCTTTGGTTTCCTTTTGTAGTTGCAGCATTAATCAGTCAAATAACAACACAGCTGATTGTtcttaaatgtttcagtcatttttaaatctgctttcATATCTGACAAGAAACTGAATGTTGTGTGGGTTTTAGATTCAAACTGTTGAGTTGTGCTAACTGTGGAggattcaaatgttttttttagtattttctgacattttatgctcaaaatgactgacagaaaataatcagcCTGAAATAATAATTAACTGAAATCCTTAGTTTCATCGTTTTTGTTGGTATTTTCTGTGACAGCTGAGAATATTGTTGATGAACAACCAGTTTGAATGCATTTGAGTcaatgtttcatgttttgtgtggatttatcatccaaaagttaaaaaaaaaaaaaaggttttctctggttttatttttgtggcaTGAGCACTGACGTTGTGTAGGACCCTGTTGGAATGAAAGGAATTATTTCTGGCCcaaaacaatcacatttttgaGGCCTGAATGTACTGAAAAACTCATGAACATTTGCTCACGCATCAGAACTGGCAACAAATTCCACATTTTGacttgtacatgtgtgtgtggaaaaatgtctgcatagcGCCCCCTGGAACATTTATAACAATTCACCCACATCTACCAAATGTGGTAGCCACATGTAgaacatcaggacgcacaaaaaagcctatTGGTGAAAGACCCTAAACCCAACacgaagttggccattttgcttgagtttgttgactttttttaaattcatttttggtCCTTTTCAGGGGTTCACTCGTCATGGGGGTAACTCCAAGACACCTCAGATTTGGCCAATTTATACAACAAGCCTTTATgatgaaaagtttttaaaaaaaatcttt
This is a stretch of genomic DNA from Acanthochromis polyacanthus isolate Apoly-LR-REF ecotype Palm Island chromosome 1, KAUST_Apoly_ChrSc, whole genome shotgun sequence. It encodes these proteins:
- the LOC127533333 gene encoding tripartite motif-containing protein 16-like, which codes for MAQQRNQLDSEKISCSICLDLLKDPVTTSCGHSYCMDCIKTHWDGEDGTRIYSCPQCRKTFTPRPELETNVMLAVLAEELKKTGFQSAADDICYAGPGDVSCDFCTGRKVKAVKSCLVCLVSYCENHLQPHYDVAPLKRHQLVEPSKNLQENFCSSHDEVMKIFCLTDQQLICYLCTLDEHKGHESVPAAAERKKKQKELEVSRLNVQQRIQVRQKDVKLLQRELKAIKVSADKTVEESEKMFAQMIRLIQKRRRDDVTAAVKELRDKIQENLRDTWTNISLAIAEVDVLLSEPQPKTRHGFLKYSREITLDPNTAFRFLELSEGDRKVTRLRQEQHYPDHPDRFTYWNQVLSKESLTGRCYWEVEWRGGVYVSFAYKSICREGSSYECGFGRNDKSWSLYCDTNSYSFWYNSPEASISGPQSSRIGVYLDHRAGILSFYSVSETMTVLHRVQTTFTEPIHAGVGFVNAGDTAEFLKLK